One part of the Streptomyces lienomycini genome encodes these proteins:
- a CDS encoding metal-dependent transcriptional regulator, whose amino-acid sequence MSGLIDTTEMYLRTILELEEEGVVPMRARIAERLDQSGPTVSQTVARMERDGLVSVAADRHLELTDEGRRLATRVMRKHRLAECLLVDVIGLEWEQVHAEACRWEHVMSEAVERRVLELLRHPTESPYGNPIPGLEELGETDGADPFLDEGMVSLADLDPGTEGKTVVVRRIGEPIQTDAQLMYTLRRAGVQPGSVVSVTESAGGVLVGSGGEAAELEADTASHVFVAKR is encoded by the coding sequence ATGTCCGGACTGATCGACACCACGGAGATGTATCTCCGCACCATCCTCGAGCTGGAGGAGGAAGGTGTGGTCCCGATGCGCGCCCGGATCGCCGAGCGGCTCGACCAGAGCGGCCCGACGGTCAGCCAGACGGTGGCGCGGATGGAGCGCGACGGTCTGGTGTCCGTGGCCGCCGACCGGCATCTGGAGCTGACCGACGAGGGCAGGCGGCTGGCGACGCGCGTGATGCGCAAGCACCGGCTCGCGGAGTGCCTGCTCGTCGACGTGATCGGCCTGGAGTGGGAGCAGGTGCACGCCGAGGCGTGCCGCTGGGAGCACGTGATGAGCGAGGCCGTCGAGCGCCGTGTCCTGGAGCTGCTGCGGCACCCGACCGAGTCGCCGTACGGGAACCCGATCCCGGGCCTGGAGGAGCTGGGCGAGACCGACGGCGCCGACCCCTTCCTGGACGAGGGCATGGTGTCCCTCGCCGACCTGGACCCGGGGACGGAGGGCAAGACGGTCGTCGTGCGCCGTATCGGCGAGCCGATCCAGACGGACGCCCAGTTGATGTACACGCTCCGCCGGGCCGGCGTGCAGCCCGGGTCGGTGGTGAGCGTGACGGAGTCCGCGGGGGGCGTGCTGGTGGGCAGCGGCGGCGAGGCCGCCGAGCTGGAGGCCGACACCGCCTCCCACGTGTTCGTCGCCAAGCGCTGA
- a CDS encoding bifunctional DNA primase/polymerase: MEETIRGTEAAQIPQQRGTSLLETAVRYAEERHWDVFPGTWLVPADGGQRCSCEDPACAAPGAHPARGDWAAQATGSATVARRMWQKQPTASVLLPTGRTFDAIDVPETAGFLALARMRRMELALGPVTLTPDRRMRFFVLPGAAVKVPDLVRRLGWSPHVLDLGVLGEGAYVAAPPTRLGTWGAVQWACRPTAANRWLPDVEELISPLTYACGRDR; encoded by the coding sequence GTGGAAGAGACCATCCGGGGCACCGAAGCCGCTCAGATCCCGCAGCAGCGCGGCACATCGCTGCTGGAGACCGCCGTACGCTACGCCGAGGAGCGCCACTGGGACGTGTTCCCCGGCACCTGGCTGGTGCCCGCCGACGGGGGGCAGCGCTGCTCCTGCGAGGACCCGGCGTGCGCCGCCCCCGGCGCGCACCCGGCGCGCGGGGACTGGGCGGCACAGGCGACGGGCAGCGCGACCGTCGCCCGGCGGATGTGGCAGAAGCAGCCGACGGCGTCGGTCCTGTTGCCCACGGGCCGGACGTTCGACGCGATCGACGTGCCCGAGACCGCGGGGTTCCTCGCGCTGGCCCGGATGCGGCGGATGGAGCTGGCGCTGGGGCCGGTGACCCTGACGCCCGACCGGCGCATGCGGTTCTTCGTCCTCCCGGGTGCCGCGGTCAAGGTGCCCGATCTCGTCCGGCGGTTGGGGTGGTCGCCCCACGTCCTCGATCTGGGCGTGCTCGGGGAGGGGGCGTACGTGGCGGCGCCGCCCACGCGGCTCGGGACGTGGGGCGCCGTCCAGTGGGCCTGCCGGCCGACGGCCGCGAACCGGTGGCTGCCGGACGTGGAGGAGTTGATCTCGCCGCTGACGTACGCGTGCGGGCGGGACCGTTAG
- a CDS encoding ABC transporter ATP-binding protein, whose product MLVSSGAVRVQGLWKRFGQQVAVGGIDLELPAGKFIGLVGPNGAGKTTTLSMVTGLLRPDQGTVEVVGHDVWRDPVEVKARIGVLPEGLRLFERLSGRELLGYTGRLRGLPGDEVDQRATQLLDVLDLSGAQHKLVVDYSTGMRKKIGLAAALLHNPEVLFLDEPFEGVDPVSAQTVRGVLERYTASGATVVFSSHVMELVESLCDWVAVMAAGRIRATGTLAEVRGGAASLQEAFLELVGAGGRDAGSDLDWLGGGSR is encoded by the coding sequence ATGTTGGTGAGTAGTGGCGCCGTGCGGGTTCAGGGGCTCTGGAAGCGGTTCGGGCAGCAGGTTGCCGTCGGTGGGATCGATCTGGAGTTGCCGGCGGGCAAGTTCATCGGGCTCGTCGGGCCGAACGGGGCCGGGAAGACCACCACCCTCTCCATGGTCACCGGGCTGCTACGGCCGGACCAGGGGACGGTCGAGGTCGTCGGGCACGACGTGTGGCGCGATCCGGTCGAGGTGAAGGCCAGGATCGGGGTGCTGCCCGAGGGACTGCGGCTGTTCGAGCGGCTGTCCGGGCGGGAGCTGCTCGGGTACACGGGCCGGCTGCGCGGGCTGCCCGGCGACGAGGTCGACCAGCGCGCCACCCAGCTGCTGGACGTGCTCGACCTCTCCGGCGCCCAGCACAAGCTGGTCGTCGACTACTCGACCGGCATGCGGAAGAAGATCGGGCTCGCCGCCGCGCTGCTGCACAACCCGGAAGTGCTGTTCCTGGACGAGCCGTTCGAGGGCGTCGACCCGGTCTCCGCGCAGACCGTCCGCGGTGTGCTGGAGCGCTACACCGCCTCCGGCGCCACGGTCGTCTTCTCCTCCCACGTGATGGAGCTGGTGGAGTCGCTGTGCGACTGGGTGGCCGTCATGGCCGCCGGGCGCATCCGTGCCACCGGCACGCTCGCCGAGGTGCGCGGCGGGGCGGCCTCGTTGCAGGAGGCGTTCCTCGAACTCGTCGGCGCCGGGGGCCGGGACGCCGGGTCCGACCTGGACTGGCTGGGCGGCGGGTCCCGATGA
- a CDS encoding citrate synthase 2, whose protein sequence is MSDFVPGLEGVIAFETEIAEPDKEGGALRYRGVDIEDLVGHVSFGNVWGLLVDGAFNPGLPPAEPFPIPVHSGDVRVDVQSALAMLAPVWGLKPLLDIDAEQARADLARAAVMALSYVAQSARGQGMPMVPQREIDKAQSVVERFMIRWRGEPDPKHVAAVDAYWTSAAEHGMNASTFTARVIASTGADVSAALSGAVGAMSGPLHGGAPSRVLHMIEEIERTGDAEAYVRKTLDAGERLMGFGHRVYRAEDPRARVLRRTARELGAPRYEVAEALEKAALAELHARRPDRILATNVEFWAAIMLDFAEVPAPMFTSMFTCARTAGWSAHILEQKRTGRLVRPSARYVGPGSRDPREIEGYTGIAG, encoded by the coding sequence ATGTCCGACTTCGTACCCGGGCTCGAAGGAGTCATCGCGTTCGAGACGGAGATCGCCGAACCCGACAAGGAGGGCGGCGCCCTCCGCTACCGCGGCGTCGACATCGAGGACCTGGTCGGGCACGTGTCCTTCGGGAACGTCTGGGGCCTGCTCGTCGACGGGGCCTTCAACCCGGGCCTGCCGCCCGCCGAGCCCTTCCCCATCCCCGTCCACTCCGGCGACGTCCGCGTCGACGTGCAGTCGGCCCTCGCCATGCTCGCGCCGGTCTGGGGACTCAAGCCCCTCCTGGACATCGACGCCGAGCAGGCCCGCGCCGACCTCGCCCGCGCCGCCGTCATGGCCCTGTCCTACGTCGCCCAGTCCGCCCGCGGCCAGGGGATGCCCATGGTGCCGCAGCGCGAGATCGACAAGGCCCAGTCGGTCGTCGAACGCTTCATGATCCGCTGGCGCGGCGAACCCGACCCCAAGCACGTCGCCGCCGTCGACGCCTACTGGACCTCCGCCGCCGAGCACGGCATGAACGCCTCCACCTTCACCGCCCGCGTCATCGCCTCCACCGGCGCCGACGTGTCGGCCGCGCTCTCCGGAGCCGTGGGCGCCATGTCCGGCCCGCTGCACGGCGGCGCCCCGTCCCGCGTCCTGCACATGATCGAGGAGATCGAGCGCACCGGCGACGCCGAGGCCTACGTCAGGAAGACCCTCGACGCGGGCGAACGCCTCATGGGATTCGGCCACCGCGTCTACCGCGCCGAGGACCCGCGCGCCCGCGTCCTGCGCCGCACCGCCCGCGAACTGGGCGCCCCGCGCTACGAGGTCGCCGAGGCCCTGGAGAAGGCCGCCCTCGCCGAACTCCACGCCCGCCGCCCCGACCGGATCCTGGCCACCAACGTCGAGTTCTGGGCGGCCATCATGCTGGACTTCGCCGAGGTCCCGGCCCCCATGTTCACCTCGATGTTCACCTGCGCCCGCACCGCCGGCTGGTCCGCGCACATCCTCGAGCAGAAGCGCACCGGCCGCCTGGTCCGCCCCTCCGCCCGCTACGTGGGCCCCGGCTCCCGCGACCCGCGCGAGATCGAGGGGTACACCGGCATCGCGGGCTGA
- a CDS encoding transporter, with translation MSARTTPAAPVAAPRSGAGSVPSLTSVFVRLKLSLLRNGLRQSGGRRAAYIVSAVVVLLFAALQLAGLVALRGYAHVDSLVVLLAAVLALGWAVMPLFFPGGDETLDPTRLVMLPLRPGPLVRALLTSSLVGIGPLFTLCMFAGSVVAVAHGGAAYAVGVVGAVLALLVCVTLARAVAAANVRLLTSRKGRDLAVLSGLVVAVGAQLVNFGAQRLGSSGLGELDPVADVVRWVPPASAIGAMDAASDGSYGVALAQLALTAAALVLLLRVWAGHLTRLMTAPDGSTLQSDTRPVRERGSAGLARWLPAGRTGTTMERSLRYVWRDPKTKAAWVTSLAVGLIVPVFNAWQGTGSVYFACFAAGMLGIQMYNQFGQDTSAFWMVAMTISSTRDAYVELRARALALLLITLPYATVVTVLTTAMLDDWRTLPEALGLSFALLGAMLASGAWTSARFPYSVPQDGYKNVAPGQAGLAWISLFGGMVVAALLCAPVIGLTVWLHVGGAGDLGWLLLPVGAVYGAALTSAGLRLAAPRTAGRLPEILTAVSKG, from the coding sequence ATGAGCGCGCGGACCACACCGGCCGCCCCGGTTGCGGCGCCGCGGAGCGGCGCGGGGTCCGTCCCGTCCCTCACGTCGGTCTTCGTGCGGCTGAAACTGTCGCTCCTGCGCAACGGGCTGCGGCAGTCCGGCGGGCGGCGGGCCGCCTACATCGTCTCGGCCGTCGTCGTGCTGCTCTTCGCCGCGCTCCAGCTGGCCGGTCTGGTCGCGCTGCGCGGGTACGCGCACGTCGACTCCCTGGTCGTGCTGCTCGCCGCGGTGCTCGCGCTGGGCTGGGCGGTGATGCCGCTGTTCTTCCCGGGCGGCGACGAGACGCTCGACCCGACCCGGCTGGTGATGCTGCCGCTGCGGCCCGGCCCCCTGGTGCGGGCCCTGCTCACGTCCTCGCTGGTGGGCATCGGACCGCTGTTCACGCTGTGCATGTTCGCCGGTTCCGTGGTGGCGGTCGCGCACGGCGGTGCGGCGTACGCCGTCGGGGTCGTCGGGGCGGTCCTCGCGCTGCTGGTGTGCGTGACCCTCGCGCGCGCCGTCGCCGCCGCCAACGTACGGCTGCTGACCAGCCGCAAGGGGCGCGATCTGGCGGTGCTCAGCGGGCTGGTCGTCGCGGTCGGCGCGCAGCTCGTCAACTTCGGCGCGCAGCGGCTGGGCTCGTCGGGGCTCGGCGAGCTGGACCCGGTGGCCGACGTGGTGCGCTGGGTGCCGCCCGCGTCGGCGATCGGTGCGATGGACGCGGCGAGCGACGGGTCGTACGGTGTCGCGCTCGCCCAGCTGGCGCTGACCGCGGCGGCGCTGGTGCTGCTGCTGCGGGTGTGGGCGGGGCATCTGACGCGGCTGATGACCGCGCCCGACGGTTCCACGCTCCAGAGCGACACCCGGCCGGTGCGCGAGCGCGGCTCGGCGGGGCTCGCCCGGTGGCTGCCCGCGGGCCGTACCGGCACCACCATGGAGCGTTCCCTGCGCTACGTGTGGCGCGACCCGAAGACGAAGGCGGCGTGGGTGACCTCGCTGGCCGTGGGCCTGATCGTGCCGGTGTTCAACGCCTGGCAGGGCACCGGTTCGGTCTACTTCGCGTGCTTCGCCGCCGGGATGCTCGGCATCCAGATGTACAACCAGTTCGGGCAGGACACGTCCGCGTTCTGGATGGTCGCCATGACCATCTCCTCGACCAGGGACGCCTACGTCGAGCTGCGCGCCCGCGCGCTGGCGCTGCTGCTGATCACGCTGCCGTACGCGACCGTCGTGACGGTGCTGACCACCGCGATGCTCGACGACTGGCGGACCCTGCCCGAGGCGCTCGGCCTGTCCTTCGCACTGCTCGGCGCGATGCTGGCGAGCGGCGCGTGGACGTCGGCCCGCTTCCCGTACTCCGTCCCGCAGGACGGGTACAAGAACGTGGCCCCCGGGCAGGCCGGGCTGGCCTGGATCTCCCTCTTCGGCGGCATGGTGGTCGCGGCCCTGCTGTGCGCCCCCGTGATCGGGCTGACGGTCTGGCTGCACGTCGGCGGCGCCGGGGACCTGGGCTGGCTGCTGCTGCCCGTGGGGGCGGTGTACGGCGCGGCCCTGACGTCGGCCGGCCTGCGGCTGGCCGCGCCGCGCACGGCAGGCCGGCTGCCGGAGATCCTCACGGCGGTCAGCAAGGGCTGA
- a CDS encoding GNAT family N-acetyltransferase, whose amino-acid sequence MTKRLGEPSVRRTIVSGSTFEERIGYARAVVDGDQVHVSGTTGFDYTAMTISADVVEQAEQCLRNIGAALAEAGCTFADVVRVRYLLPAREDFEPCWPVLREAFGRVRPAATMMVCGLADERMRIEIEVDARRGTVTAGPGRELRIEPVDGDAMARGWRHVHNVIVPPAALTLDEVRERVGRNRLANAYLGDVLVGCSTVRPPRGADGAATVIARVLPAYRGRGIGTALYEAGLAHARVPGAGAVETVVLAANADGLRFAAARGFVEKERYVLDGERDEWVDLRLAAPEA is encoded by the coding sequence ATGACGAAACGACTGGGGGAGCCGTCGGTCAGGCGGACGATAGTCAGCGGTTCGACCTTCGAGGAGCGGATCGGGTACGCCCGGGCCGTCGTCGACGGCGACCAGGTGCACGTGTCGGGGACGACCGGGTTCGACTACACGGCGATGACCATCTCCGCCGACGTGGTGGAGCAGGCGGAGCAGTGCCTGCGCAACATCGGGGCGGCGCTCGCCGAGGCGGGGTGCACGTTCGCCGACGTGGTGCGGGTGCGGTACCTGCTGCCCGCGCGGGAGGACTTCGAGCCGTGCTGGCCCGTGCTGCGGGAGGCGTTCGGCCGGGTGCGGCCGGCCGCGACCATGATGGTGTGCGGGCTCGCGGACGAGCGGATGCGGATCGAGATCGAGGTGGACGCGCGCCGGGGCACGGTCACCGCCGGACCCGGCCGGGAGCTGCGGATCGAGCCGGTGGACGGGGACGCCATGGCGCGGGGGTGGCGGCACGTGCACAACGTGATCGTGCCGCCGGCCGCGCTGACGCTCGACGAGGTGCGCGAGCGCGTGGGCCGCAACCGGCTGGCGAACGCCTACCTCGGGGACGTGCTCGTCGGCTGCTCCACCGTGCGTCCGCCCCGCGGCGCGGACGGGGCGGCGACCGTGATCGCGCGGGTGCTGCCGGCCTACCGGGGCCGCGGGATCGGCACCGCGCTCTACGAGGCGGGGCTCGCGCACGCGCGCGTGCCGGGTGCCGGGGCGGTGGAGACCGTGGTGCTGGCGGCCAACGCCGACGGGTTGCGGTTCGCCGCGGCGCGTGGGTTCGTGGAGAAGGAGCGGTACGTGCTCGACGGCGAGCGCGACGAGTGGGTCGATCTGCGGCTCGCCGCCCCCGAGGCATGA
- a CDS encoding SIS domain-containing protein, which produces MSDRKPAGQFLDAAIDLLRRVRDEEADSIEAAGTLLADTVQNGGRLFAFGAGHSSLAAQDVVYRAGGLALMNLLVVPGVVGIDVMPATLGSALERVDGLASAVLDSSPLREGDALVIISLSGRNALPVEMAMNARALGVRVVGVTSVAYASETTSRHASGTFLKDHCDIVLDSKIAVGDAELTLDTVPAPFAPASTVVTSGLMQAVTATAAGALAERGIEPPLLRSGNVDGGHEWNARVLEQYGDRIFYRR; this is translated from the coding sequence ATGAGCGACCGCAAGCCGGCCGGCCAGTTCCTCGACGCGGCGATCGACCTCCTGCGGCGCGTCCGCGACGAGGAGGCGGACAGTATCGAGGCGGCCGGCACGCTGCTCGCCGACACGGTGCAGAACGGCGGCCGGCTCTTCGCCTTCGGCGCCGGCCACTCCTCCCTCGCCGCCCAGGACGTCGTGTACCGCGCCGGCGGACTCGCGCTGATGAACCTGCTGGTCGTGCCCGGCGTCGTCGGGATCGACGTGATGCCCGCCACGCTCGGCTCCGCGCTGGAACGCGTCGACGGGCTCGCGAGCGCCGTACTGGACTCCTCCCCGCTGCGCGAGGGCGACGCCCTGGTGATCATCTCCCTGTCGGGGCGCAACGCGCTGCCCGTGGAGATGGCCATGAACGCCCGCGCGCTCGGCGTCCGGGTCGTCGGCGTGACCTCGGTGGCGTACGCCTCGGAGACGACGTCGCGGCACGCCTCCGGCACGTTCCTCAAGGACCACTGCGACATCGTGCTCGACTCCAAGATCGCCGTCGGGGACGCGGAACTCACCCTCGACACCGTCCCGGCGCCCTTCGCGCCCGCCTCCACCGTCGTCACCAGCGGCCTCATGCAGGCCGTGACGGCCACGGCGGCCGGCGCCCTCGCGGAACGCGGCATCGAACCCCCGCTGCTGCGCTCGGGCAACGTGGACGGCGGCCACGAGTGGAACGCGCGCGTGCTGGAGCAGTACGGGGACCGGATCTTCTACCGGCGCTGA
- a CDS encoding tetratricopeptide repeat protein — MAARPLVARQPNERLQALIQEAGCSNAGLARRVNVCGVEHGLDLRYDKTSVARWLRGQQPRGRAPAIIAEALGRKLGRTVTIDEIGMANGKNLASGVGLQFSPTVLGAIEQVCELWRSDVGRRDFLSGSSVAASALVEPSRDWLISAPDSQVSRSAGPRVGQSDVAAVRAMTQALVDLDHQYGSGHVRPVLVHYLNSVVSGLLAGSYREAVGRELFAAVARLTELAGYMAVDTGQPGLAQRYYIQSLRLAQAAGDRGYGGYVLAASMSHLAAQLGNPREIAQLARAAQEGARGRVTPRAEAMFHAAEARGHALLGDVRAAHEAAGRAVGAMEAADPAAGDDPVWIAHFDGAYLADELAHCHRDLGQADAAARYARQALDGHPESRARRRAIGHVLLATAQVQQREIEQACSTATRAVELLRTLRSNRGAEYLDDFQARLEPYREEAVVREFGARLDLQAAA, encoded by the coding sequence ATGGCCGCAAGGCCTCTCGTCGCGCGGCAGCCGAACGAACGACTGCAGGCGCTCATTCAGGAAGCGGGCTGCTCGAACGCGGGCCTCGCCCGCCGGGTCAACGTGTGCGGGGTCGAGCACGGTCTCGACCTCCGGTACGACAAGACCTCGGTGGCCCGCTGGCTGCGCGGACAGCAACCGCGGGGCCGGGCACCGGCGATCATCGCCGAGGCGCTCGGCCGCAAGCTCGGCCGCACGGTCACGATCGACGAGATCGGCATGGCCAACGGCAAGAACCTCGCGTCGGGCGTCGGCCTCCAGTTCTCGCCGACGGTACTGGGGGCCATCGAGCAGGTCTGCGAGCTGTGGCGCAGTGACGTGGGGCGCAGGGACTTCCTGTCCGGTTCGTCCGTCGCCGCCTCCGCGCTGGTCGAACCCAGCCGGGACTGGCTGATCTCCGCCCCGGACTCGCAGGTGTCGCGCTCGGCGGGGCCGCGGGTGGGCCAGTCCGACGTGGCGGCCGTGCGCGCGATGACCCAGGCGCTGGTGGACCTCGACCACCAGTACGGCAGCGGGCACGTGCGCCCGGTCCTCGTGCACTACCTGAACAGCGTCGTCTCGGGGCTGCTCGCGGGCTCCTACCGGGAGGCGGTCGGCCGGGAACTGTTCGCCGCGGTCGCCCGGTTGACCGAACTGGCCGGATACATGGCCGTCGACACCGGCCAACCGGGCCTCGCCCAGCGGTACTACATCCAGTCGCTGCGCCTCGCGCAGGCGGCCGGTGACCGCGGGTACGGCGGGTACGTGCTGGCCGCGTCCATGAGCCACCTCGCCGCACAGCTCGGGAACCCGCGTGAGATCGCCCAGTTGGCGCGGGCGGCGCAGGAGGGCGCACGCGGGCGGGTGACGCCGCGCGCGGAGGCGATGTTCCACGCGGCCGAGGCCCGCGGCCACGCGCTCCTCGGCGACGTACGGGCGGCCCACGAGGCGGCCGGGCGGGCGGTCGGCGCGATGGAGGCGGCCGATCCGGCCGCCGGGGACGACCCGGTGTGGATCGCGCACTTCGACGGGGCCTACCTCGCCGACGAGTTGGCGCACTGCCACCGGGACCTCGGGCAGGCCGACGCGGCCGCGCGGTACGCGCGACAGGCACTCGACGGGCACCCGGAGTCGCGGGCGCGCAGGCGGGCCATCGGCCATGTGCTCCTGGCCACGGCGCAGGTGCAGCAGCGCGAGATCGAGCAGGCCTGCTCCACGGCGACGCGGGCCGTGGAACTCCTGCGGACGCTGCGCTCGAACCGGGGCGCCGAGTACCTGGACGACTTCCAGGCCCGGCTCGAGCCGTACCGGGAGGAGGCGGTGGTCAGGGAGTTCGGTGCCCGGCTCGACCTCCAGGCCGCGGCGTGA
- a CDS encoding alpha/beta fold hydrolase produces MARRIDVTGAGGVRLAAWEFGDPPKTDRPHGTPPPPAAPPVPGAGDPPGVLLLHGLMGRASHWAPTARWLSARHRAVALDQRGHGRSDKPPRACYTREAYVEDVEAALEQLGLGPAVLIGHAMGALTAWQLAAKRPDLVRGLIICDMRASALGAASQHTWTEWFRAWPVPFATLADVRKWFGEDDPWVERPNPARGEFYAEVMAESPDGWRPVFEPEQMLKSRETWVYDAHWEELAQVRCPTLVVRGLDGELGRAEAQEMVRVLPGGQYAEVADAGHLVHYDQPEAWRAAIEPFLNALGDA; encoded by the coding sequence ATGGCGCGGCGCATCGACGTGACCGGCGCGGGCGGCGTACGCCTCGCCGCCTGGGAGTTCGGCGACCCTCCCAAGACCGACCGGCCGCACGGCACACCCCCGCCCCCGGCGGCGCCTCCCGTGCCCGGGGCGGGAGACCCGCCCGGCGTGCTGTTACTGCACGGCCTGATGGGCCGCGCCTCGCACTGGGCGCCCACGGCCCGCTGGCTCTCCGCCCGCCACCGGGCCGTCGCCCTCGACCAGCGCGGCCACGGCCGCAGCGACAAGCCTCCGCGGGCCTGCTACACCCGTGAGGCCTACGTCGAGGACGTCGAGGCCGCCCTGGAGCAGCTCGGCCTCGGCCCGGCCGTCCTGATCGGCCACGCCATGGGCGCGCTGACCGCCTGGCAGCTCGCCGCCAAACGCCCCGACCTGGTCCGCGGCCTGATCATCTGCGACATGCGGGCCTCCGCCCTCGGCGCCGCCTCCCAGCACACCTGGACCGAGTGGTTCCGCGCCTGGCCGGTCCCCTTCGCCACGCTCGCCGACGTCCGCAAGTGGTTCGGCGAGGACGACCCGTGGGTGGAGCGCCCGAACCCGGCCCGCGGCGAGTTCTACGCCGAGGTGATGGCCGAGTCCCCGGACGGCTGGCGGCCCGTCTTCGAACCCGAGCAGATGCTCAAGTCCCGCGAGACGTGGGTCTACGACGCCCACTGGGAGGAGCTGGCCCAGGTGCGCTGCCCCACCCTGGTCGTCCGCGGCCTCGACGGCGAGCTGGGCCGCGCCGAGGCCCAGGAGATGGTCCGCGTCCTGCCGGGCGGCCAGTACGCGGAGGTCGCCGACGCCGGCCACCTCGTCCACTACGACCAGCCGGAGGCCTGGCGGGCGGCCATCGAACCGTTCCTGAACGCCCTCGGCGACGCCTGA
- a CDS encoding PAS domain-containing protein, with amino-acid sequence MSASRRSGTTDELGPEEPEQPERDGADLLAALLDGMDAALCAFDADGVVTHWNREAERILGWSAAEAVGRQGFAGWAVRSADAGEVEDRLLSAMRAPGRQVHEFALLTKDGGRVLVRTQSAAVRGPDGKPAGVYCAFSEVHAQIDLERSIALSEALLEDASWGVVLVDADLRPAVVNAHAARALGAGRTSVLGRPLGDLLAQGVEELENALTHVLAEGAPPAPAEVWVSLRTPEGERRRCWRSGFVRLASPLAEEPVPLGVGWLFQDVTESKQGEQEAALLRFRANQLHRAARAAAECEDPAEAATVHLDFALAGFADHALIDRVVGGAEVDTDVAEPVRLVRVAATPSGAPGPSVPSGTAGMPVRYGETHPAVQCVERAGSVRASAGVRAVPAEQVRQWAADRQWPADTVHGLCAVLRSRGRTLGVVTFLRGAGRSAFERSDAVYAEDVAVRIATALDLAGAVGKG; translated from the coding sequence GTGAGTGCTTCGCGGCGTAGTGGGACCACCGACGAGCTGGGTCCGGAGGAGCCGGAGCAGCCCGAGCGGGACGGCGCGGACCTGTTGGCCGCGCTCCTCGACGGGATGGACGCGGCCCTGTGCGCCTTCGACGCGGACGGGGTCGTCACGCACTGGAACCGCGAGGCGGAGCGGATCCTGGGCTGGAGCGCCGCCGAGGCCGTGGGCCGTCAGGGCTTCGCCGGATGGGCCGTGCGCAGCGCGGACGCCGGGGAGGTGGAGGACCGGCTGCTGTCCGCGATGCGGGCCCCGGGGCGCCAGGTGCACGAGTTCGCGCTGCTGACCAAGGACGGCGGCCGGGTGCTGGTGCGCACCCAGTCCGCCGCGGTCCGCGGTCCCGACGGGAAGCCCGCGGGCGTGTACTGCGCGTTCAGCGAGGTGCACGCCCAGATCGACCTGGAGCGGTCCATCGCGCTGAGCGAGGCCCTGCTGGAGGACGCGAGCTGGGGTGTCGTCCTGGTCGACGCGGACCTGCGGCCGGCCGTGGTCAACGCGCACGCGGCGCGCGCGCTGGGCGCCGGGCGCACGTCCGTCCTGGGGCGGCCGCTCGGCGACCTGCTCGCCCAGGGCGTCGAGGAGCTGGAGAACGCGCTCACCCACGTCCTCGCCGAGGGCGCCCCGCCCGCGCCCGCCGAGGTCTGGGTGAGCCTGCGCACCCCCGAGGGGGAGCGGCGCCGGTGCTGGCGCAGCGGGTTCGTACGGCTGGCGTCGCCGCTGGCGGAGGAGCCGGTGCCGCTGGGCGTCGGCTGGCTGTTCCAGGACGTCACCGAGTCGAAGCAGGGCGAGCAGGAGGCGGCGCTGCTGCGCTTCAGGGCCAACCAGCTGCACCGGGCGGCGCGTGCCGCGGCCGAGTGCGAGGACCCCGCGGAGGCGGCCACCGTCCATCTGGACTTCGCGCTGGCCGGGTTCGCCGACCACGCCCTGATCGACCGGGTCGTGGGCGGGGCCGAGGTGGACACCGACGTGGCCGAGCCGGTGCGGCTGGTCCGGGTCGCGGCCACGCCCTCCGGCGCCCCCGGGCCGAGCGTGCCCTCCGGGACGGCGGGGATGCCGGTGCGCTACGGCGAGACGCACCCCGCCGTGCAGTGCGTCGAGCGGGCGGGTTCCGTGCGGGCCAGCGCCGGTGTGCGCGCGGTGCCGGCCGAGCAGGTGCGGCAGTGGGCGGCGGACCGGCAGTGGCCGGCGGACACCGTGCACGGCCTGTGCGCGGTGCTGCGCAGCCGGGGCCGGACGCTGGGCGTCGTCACCTTCCTGCGGGGCGCGGGCCGCAGCGCGTTCGAGCGGTCCGACGCGGTGTACGCCGAGGACGTCGCGGTCCGGATCGCGACCGCCCTGGACCTGGCCGGCGCGGTGGGGAAGGGGTGA